From Chelatococcus sp. YT9, a single genomic window includes:
- a CDS encoding DUF1232 domain-containing protein, with product MMLILRAKQWARIIKQDVLALWIASLDGRTPWYAKVAAGAVAAYALSPIDLIPDFIPVLGYLDDLIIVPLGILLVVKLIPAPLMAEYRAAAAERSRHASRGGMIAIVSLWVVAAVLLFWWLWPSA from the coding sequence ATCATGCTGATCCTGCGAGCGAAACAGTGGGCGCGCATCATCAAGCAGGATGTACTCGCGCTTTGGATTGCGTCCCTAGATGGTCGGACGCCCTGGTACGCGAAGGTCGCCGCCGGCGCGGTGGCGGCCTATGCGCTCAGCCCGATAGATCTCATTCCGGACTTCATCCCGGTGCTGGGGTATCTCGACGATCTGATCATCGTGCCGCTAGGCATTCTCCTGGTCGTCAAGCTTATTCCGGCACCATTGATGGCGGAGTACCGGGCCGCCGCAGCTGAGCGCAGCAGGCACGCTAGCCGTGGCGGCATGATCGCTATTGTGTCGCTATGGGTCGTCGCTGCCGTGCTTCTGTTCTGGTGGCTGTGGCCCTCGGCGTGA